TTTCGGTGTCCAAGACCCCCGGGTAGACGGCTCGCTCGCGCACCACTGCGCCCACTGCCGCGAGGCACCCCAGCGCCATCCCCGGTACCAGCCCGCGCAGGAACTGCTCGCGGGGCGGATCTGGGGCGTAGCGCACCAGCAACAAGGCGCCGAGCGCCAGCAGCACCCCGGAAGCGGTACGGGCGGTGTTCCAGGGGGCGGCGTAATCCACCCAGGGCCCCGGGGCCTGGGTCAGCCACCACCAGACGGCCACCCCGACGCCGAGCGCTGTGGAGGCCAGCAGCCCGTAGAACGAGAAGCGCAGCGGCGCTGGTAACAGGGCGGGCAACGCGGGCGAACAATCCGACTGCCACGCCGGCCAGCGCAGGAGTGCCACCGCGAAGGTCATCATGAGAAGCAGCTCCACCTCGCCGAAGTGGAGCCAGCCGGTCCACGGCATCCCGTCGAGTAGGGCCACCGCAGGCGGCAGGACCCAGAGCCAGGCCAGGGGGTAGCGAGCCAGGGCAAACGCATAGACGACCAGCCCCACCACCAGCCAGGCCACGCCCTGGGGCCAATGGAGCGCCAGCGTGAGGGTCAGCAGGGCGAGCAGTAGACCGCCCACCTGGGGCACCCATGCCCCCCATCCCACCGCTGACCTCCAGCAAAAACTGCCGGGACCTGTACACTCGTTGGTACGATGCGCCTTCACGGATGCACCTGTCAGGGATATGGCGGAACGACTCCACGACCTGCTCCTCGCCCCGGCCCACGAGCAAGCCGGCCGGATCGCGTTGCGCCAGGCCGGCAACCCGGCGGCGGCGCTTCGCTACGAACAACTCGCCGAGGAGGTCGAGCGCACCGCCGCCGCGCTGCTTGAGCAGGGCCTTGAGCCGGACGATCGGGTGGGAGTCTACCTGGAAAAGCGGCTGGAGGCGGTGGTGGGCCTTTTCGCGGCGGCGGCTGCCGGCGGCATCGCGGTACCCATCAACCCGGTCCTTAAACCCGCGCAGGTCGCCCATATCCTGCGCGATGCCGGCGCGCGCTTTCTGATCACCTCCACAGCCCGCAGCCAGACCCTCCAGGCCGAATGGGCACACTGCCCGACCCTCGAGCACATCTGGTGGGTGGAGGATGCGCCGGCGCCGGACGCTTTGCCCCGAGGCGTTGCGGGCCATCGCTGGGATCAGCGGCCGCGGTGCGCCCCTGGGCCACATCCCCGTCGTATCGAGCGCGATGCGGCGATGCTGCTCTACACCTCCGGCAGCACCGGTTTACCCAAAGGCGTGGCCCTCTCGCACCGCAACCTGACCGCCGGGGCCGCGAGTGTCGTCGCCTACCTGGAGAATGACGCCGAAGATCGCATCCTGGCAGCCCTGCCGCTGAGCTTCGACTACGGCTTCAGCCAGCTGACCACCGCCTTCATGGTAGGCGCTGAAGTCGTCCTTCACGACTACCTTTTGCCGCGGGAAGTCCCCCAAAAGGTGGCGGAGCACGGCATCACCGGGCTCGCAGGCGTCCCGCCCATGTGGTTCGACCTGGCCGAGCTGCCGTGGCCACCAGCCGCCCGCGCCAGCCTGCGCTACCTCACCAACTCCGGTGGGGCTCTGCCACGGGCGACGCTGGAGGCACTGCGCCGCCAGCTTCCGGAGGCGAAGCTCTACCTGATGTATGGACTGACCGAGGCGTTCCGCTCCACCTACCTGCCGCCCGAGGAGCTCGACGCCCGTCCGGATTCCATCGGCCGCGCCATTCCCAACGCCGAGGTCCAGGTGGTTCGGCCCGACGGCAGTGCTTGCGCCCCGTACGAGCACGGTGAGCTCATCCACCGTGGCCCGCAGGTGGCGCTGGGTTATTGGAACGCCCCGGAGGCCACCGCAGAGCGCTTCCGGCCCGCTCCCAACCGGCCGGCTGAGCTACCGTCCAGGGAATACGCTGTCTGGTCCGGCGACACGGTCTACGCCGATGAGCAGGGCTTCCTCTACTTCGTCGGACGTACCGACGAGCTGATCAAAACCTCGGGCTACCGGGTCAGCCCCCAGGAGATCGAGGCGGCGGTGCTAGAGATCTCGGGGGTCCAGGAGTGCGTGGCCATTGGCCTGCCGGAGCCGCGGTTGGGCCAACGCATCGCCGCGGTGATCGCCACCGACGCCGGGGCAGGCATCGACGCGGAGACGATCCGCCAGGCCTGCCGATCGCGCCTGCCCTCCTTCATGGTCCCGGAAACCATCCGGATCCAGGGGCACGGCCTCCCGCGAACCGCCAACGGCAAGATCGACCGTGCCGCCCTGCGCGACCATCTACTCGATACCGAGGCCCGCGATCATGCAGCGCCTTGAAGAACTGCCCTGCATGCGGACCTTCACGGTGCGCGACGGTTGCCTGAGCCTGAGCGGCAGACCGGTCCCTGAGCTGGTAGCCGAGGCCGGCGGGACACCGGTGTATCTGTACGACGAAGCCATGCTGCAGACGCGGCTGGCCGAACTCCGGGGCGCCCTCCCCGGCGATGTGGCCGTGCATTACGCCGTCAAGGCGAACCCCATGCCGGCGTTGCTACAGTACCTGGCCGATCGCGTGGACGGATTCGATATCGCCTCTGCCGGCGAGTTGGAGCGGCTGCGCACCATCGGTGTGGCCCCGGATCGGATCAGCTTTGCCGGCCCGGGCAAACGCGACGAAGAGCTTGCCGCTGCCATTGCGGCCGGGATCACGCTGCACATCGAGTCCGCCGGCGAACTGGAGCGGGTGGCGGAGCTGGCGTCCCGTTCCGAGGCGAGACCCCAGGTCGCCCTGCGCATCAACCCAAACTTTGAACTCAAACGCTCTGGCATGAGGATGGCCGGCGGCCCGCAGCCCTTTGGGATCGACGCCGAGTGCGCACCGCAGCTCCTGCAACGCATGGATGCGCTGCCGGTCGCCTTCCAGGGCTTCCACCTCTTCGCCGGTTCACAGAATCTGCGCACCGATCTGCTGATCGAGGCACTGGAGCCGATGTTCCGGCTCCTCGGCGACCTGGCCGCGCAGGCGCCGGGACCGGTTCGACAGGTCACCCTCGGGGCCGGACTCGGCATCCCCTACTTCCCGGGCGATCAGCCGGTGGACCTGCCCGCCTACGCCCGGGCACTGGATAGCTGCCTGGCCCAGCGCCCGGAAAGCCTTCAGGGAACCCGAATCGCCCTGGAGCTGGGCCGTTACCTGGTGGGTGAGGCCGGCGTCTATATCGCCCGCGTGATCGACCGCAAGGTCTCGCGCGGACAGGTCTATCTGGTCATCGACGGGGGCATGCACCACCACCTGGCGGCCTCCGGCAACCTCGGCCAGGTCGTGCGACGCAACTTCCCTGTGGCGGTGGCCAACCGGATGGACGAACCGGCCCAAGAGACCGCTACGGTGGTCGGCCCCCTGTGCACCCCCCTGGATCGCCTCGCCGAGCAGGTGGAACTCCCCACCGCCGAACCGGGGGATCTGATCGCCGTCTTCCAGTCGGGGGCTTACGGGCTGACGGCCAGTCCGGTGCATTTCCTCAGCCATCCCCTGCCGCGGGAGCGGCTGATTCCAACCATTCAGGAGGGTTCACGCCGTGGCCACACCCGTTGACACCTTCCAGCGCTACTTCCGCTACCAGTTGCGACGCGGGCGGGATCACGATGTAGTCTCCGTCGTCTATGCGGGGGACTCGGCGCAGAACTCATCGCAGGAACCACAGACTACGGCCTCGGTGGACCTGGTACCGCAACAGCGCACGGCCCTGGTCCGGGACATCCGCATCACCCCGGAGTTTCGGCTACGCGAGGATGAGGGCGAGACCACCCACGGCGACCTGAAGCGATTACGGCACCTCTACAGCCGCACCTTCCCGCTGCCCTACGCGGCGGCGATGGCCGGGGCCCTGGCCCACGCCAGCAACCGGGACTTACGGCAGCTGCGCGCCTACCTCTCGCGGGATGAGATCCGCATCCTGCCGCATCTCTTTGCGTTGCAGCACTGTGGCGACCGTGAGTATCAGGGGCAAACGCGCCAGCTTTTGAACACCGCGGCGGAGCGCATGCCGGTGTTCTACGAGTTCGTCTGTATTGCCGCCCGGGAGTTGGCGGAGTCATAGCTTCAACCGCCAAACTAGGAGCCGGCAATCACGCGCCCTGCTTTTGCCGGGGCCGCCGCGTCCCTGCGCGTGAGGGCGAAGGCCAACCAATCGAGCAGCATCACAGCACCCGCTGCCGCAAGGCCGGCAAGCACTAGCGAACTGGAGTCGGGGCGCCCCCCCTCCGTGAACAGCTTGCCGAACTCCACCAACGCCGCGAGACTCACCGCAACCCCGGCCGCCCAGGCTGCGATCTGATAACGCGTCGCCCGTACTCGCAAGGCCAGGAGCCAGGCAAAAACACCCAACGGCGCATAGAGGAGCAGGTGGAAGAGCATGCTGCGTAGGGCCGCAACTTCCGCGACGTTGTAGTGGTAGTAGAACGGAAGTAAACGGGTGCTTTGAAGGGTGTCAACGGCTTGGTCGATATCCCAATGGTAGGGTCGGAACTCGTGGCTACCCAACACGAGGAGCAGCGTATAAGGCAACGCAGCACCAGCGACCAAGAGCGGCCCCCATTGCCGCAGAGCGGCCAAAAGGCGGCTGGCATCGGTCAACATGCTCCTTCCGATGAAGATCCCCAGGGTGATGCCGAAAGCGCGCATCATTGCTGAACGCCCTTCAACGACCCCGGAGGCCACGAAAAGATTGAGTAGCTCCAGGCCCACGGCCACCGCGAGCGCTGCCGCCATACCAAGCCGCCAAGGCTCTCGCCGAACGCGCGGGATCAGCACGACCAGCAACAAGCCCAGCGGGAGGCTGGCCACCAACTCCGCCCCCCGAAACCCTACGCAGGAAGGATCCGCGAGGCAGCCCGCACTTTGCGCCCATAGGTGAACCGCGCCGGATGTCAGGCGCTCGGCAACCGCCCAGGGGCTGAGCACGAGATCAAAGGGCAACAAGATCAGCCCGGTGTAAGCTAAGACATATGCAGAAACGACCACCAGCAGCGCCGTGGGGCCGCCGCGACGTATGTGTCCAAGCCAGCCACCGAGCCAACCGCGCAGGGCAAACCAACTGACCACTCCGATAACGCCACCGAGGAAGTTCCCGCTCATATCAGCAATGGCGGGGTAACGAACCGGCAGCCAGATCTGCAGGAACTCGATGGTCATGGTGGTCATCAGCGCGACCAGGGCCGCAAGCACCCCCATCACCCACTGCCCTGCGCGACCTTGAACCGCGTGCGACAACCAGGCCGCCCAGAAGAACCCCAGCGGTACGTAGAGCAGCACGTTGGCCACCCATTGGCCTTGGTTGCCCCCGGTGATCCCGTGGAATCCGATGCTGGTGTAGACCTCCCAGGCCCGCTCCACACTGATGTCACGGAACTCAAACGGCAGGAGTGTAGCGTAGGCGATCACACCCAAACTGAGCCACGCGCCTATGCAGCAGGCGCGGTAGCTCAATGGATCAGCAGGGGGATTACGCAGCGACACAGACAGGTTCCTGTAGCCCTCAGCCCACACACAGGGCCTGACCCATGATCGGATGAAGGCTCATTGTATCCGTTCGTGGCCACCACGGTACGTAATTGAGGTCCAAGATCAACGGTTCCGGAGCATCGGTGATCGCCCTACCCTCCCCCAGTCAATGGCATGGTAATCTGCTGCTCACTGGTCTCGCCTTGTGTGCCGCGAGACTACACTGGGAGGTTAGCCATGCCGCAAGGATCGCTTCTCGGTTAAAAATGGCCCGCCTGAACACTGCGCTCATCCTCCTCAACGGCGTCCTAAGAAGGCTGTCACGGCGCATGGAGGCACATCGGTACTACCTGCTGGCGCAACCGGTGGGTCAGAACCGACTCCTGCCCGCCAACCTGCGCCATGCCATCCGAGTCGAGCAGGCCCGTGCCGATGCCGCGATCCTGACCCGGTCCGGGCGGCCAGACGAAGAGCTGCGGGCTCGCGCGCAGGCGGGCGCGGTCTGCTTCGTCGCGTACCAGGATGACGAGCCCAGCGGCTTCCTGTGGCTGCACCCCGGCCCCCACGAGGAGCGCACGCACCCCTGCGTCCTGCAGCCGGCACCTTCCGGGCAGGCCTGGCTTGATCTGGATATCGTGATCCTGCCTCATGCGAGGCACTCATTAACCTTCGCTGCCCTTTGGGATGCCGCCAATGCCTATCTGCGCGAGCAGGACGCATCCTGGTGCCAAAGCCGGATCTCGGCGTTCAACGCCCACTCCCTGCGAGCCCACCAACGGCTGGGAGCCCGAATCATCGGGAGCCTCACCTTCGTGCAGCTTGGACGCTGGCACTTGGTGCTGGGCGGCCCAGCACCAAGGTTACACCTGAGCGCGCCTGATCGTGGTAAACCGATTGTACAACTCCGGGCACCGTGCGATACCTGAACTCAGGCAAACGGCCCAGGAGCCAAAGTAGAGGTGGAGTCCGAACATTGAGCGATCCGACCCGAGCTGCCCGCAAACCCACCCTGGCCCACCTGTTTCTGCTTACCCTGATCATGGGTCTTCTCTCCCACGTCGCTCACGCGGAGACCGTCTCAGTCGGCGACAGCGACGAGCTTGAGACCGCGCTGCGTGAGGCGCAGCCGGGCGAGACGATCGAACTCCGCCCGGGCGACTATGTACTCCCCAGCCTGACCCTGCGGACGGACGGCGAAGCCGACGCCCCGATCACGGTTCAGTCAGTCATCCCTGGCAAGGCGCGGATCTGGTCGGACCACACCACGCTCATGAAGCTTTACGGTGCACATTGGCACTTCCGTGGGCTCGACTTCCAGGGGAGCCGGAGCGCCAACCATGCCTTCCACATCGTCCGGGGGGCCGACGATGTTGTTCTGGAAGGCAACCGCTTCCAGAACTTCCACGCGGCCATCAAGGCCAATGGGGAAGGCAGCCCACCCTCCTTCCCGGATCGCGTACGAATCCACCGGAACGTCTTTAACAACGAGACGGCGCGGGACACCAACCAACCCGTCGCCGCCATCAACGTCAATGGCGGGCGCGACTGGGTGATCACGGAGAACTTCATCAGCGACATCGGCTACGCGGCGGAGCGCCACGGCGTCAGCACCAGCACGGCGTTCGTCAAGGGCGGCGCCTACGGTGCCACGTTCGATCGCAATGTCGTCATCTGCGAGTGGCGACACACCGGCGGTTACCGGGCCGGCATGTCTTTCGGGGGCGGCGGCACCGGTGAGCGATACTTCGACCGCCGCGGCATGGAGCACTGCCGGGAGAACTGCCCGGAGGTGCGCAACAGCCGCATGACCAACAACATCATCCTCAACTGCCCCAACCACGCCGGCATCTACCTGAATCAGGCGCACGATGTCTTGATCAGCAACAACACCGTCTACGATGCCTTCGGTGTCATCGCCCAATTCCCCCACACGGCGGCACGCGTTCAGGACAATCTGATGACCGGCCGGGTATGGACCCGGCGGGACGCCCAAGTGGATACCGCTGGCAACCTGACCAGCGGCTGGCCCGGGCCCTGGGGCTACTTGCCCAGCGTGCGCAGCCGACTCCACGCCCCCGAGCCCGGCCAGGAGGGTAGCAACTCCGACGGCATCGAAGCCGCCCTGGACTGGGCCGTTGCACGGACCCGTGACGCCGTGGACTGGCTTGGCGCCTCGCGGCTGGGTAAAGGGTTGAACCGCTACGAGGACTGGCTGACCGCACCCGCCTTCGGACAACTACAACCACGGGACCCCGAGGCGATCCTCGGCCGGGGCCACGGCGACGCCGGTGTCGATCACGACTTCTGCGGGCAACCCAGAGAAGGTGCCGTGGACGTGGGGGCCATCCAGTACACGGCGGGCGACTGCACGCTCCAGCGGGAACTCCCCCGGCGCCACGGGGAGCTCTTTGCCGGTCTCAGCCAGGGGGATCAGCGCCACCCGGAAACGCCGGCAGCGGCTCAGAGAGACATGGCTGCCCCCCTCGACTTACCGGCGCCAACCCGCACCCTGTCAGCGACTCCGGAGAGCTTCTCCGAAAAGGTGGCCGAACTACGCCCCGGCGACGCCCTTGAGCTCGAACCGGGCACCTACTCCGGTGGCCTCGACCTGCGTGGCCTGGAAGGGACAGAAGAACGTCCCATCGTGATCCGCGGCCCGGAGAGGGGCGAGGGACAGGAAACCGCTGTGCTGCTTGGTGAATCAGGGCGAAACACGGTCCGCTTCGAGGATTCCGCCCACATCGTGCTGAAGAACCTGGAACTCGATGGCCGGGGCCGTAACGTCTCTGCGGTCGTGGCGGAGGCCACGGGCGATTACGCCCACGACATCACGCTCGATGGCCTGTCCATCCACGGCTATGACGGGATTCGCGGCAACTCCGGGATCACCACCCGCTCCACCGCGTGGAACTGGGTGATCCGCAACAGCGAGATCCGCCGCGTCGGAACGGGGATGTACCTGGGCCAGCCCGACGGGGCACCGTTTATCGCCGGCGTCATCGAGGGCAATCAGATCGCCGAAACCCTCGGCTATGGCATGCAGATCAAGCACCAGGACGAACGCACCATGGTCCCCGGCATGCCGACGGATCCTCAGCGCACTGTCATCCGTGGCAACACCTTTGACAAGGCCGAGGGCGGCGAGCGCGGCAGTGGCGCCCGCCCGAACCTCCTGGTGGGGCACTTCCCGACCTTCGGGCCGGGGCAGCACGACCAGTACCTGATCCACGGCAACCTCTTCTTTGAGAACCCGCACCAGCGCCTATTCCAGGGCGAGGGCAACGTCGCCCTCTATAACAACCTCTTTGTCAATCGACACGGGGTCTCCGGGTTGGGCGGGGATGGCGCGATCTTCCTGCGTCATAACGATGTACCCAAAGACCTCTACGTCCTCAACAACACGTTCGTCACCGAGGGATTCGGGCTGCGGATCGCCGAGCCGGATACGGACTACGAGCAGATCGTGCAGGGCAACGCGATCTTCTCCGCCGAGCCTTTGAGCCTCGATGGCATCGAGGCCCCCGACAACTTCACGGCCGACCTGCCAGCAGCCTGGGATAAACTGGTCCGCGCGGACGGCAGCTTAGAGCAGCTGGATCTGACACCCCGTGCGGGCGCCTTGGAACGGGACACCGAACTCTCCTGGCCCAAGGAGCTACCCGGGCTGGACCGGGATTACCATGGCGCCCAGCGGTCCCAATCGGTCTGGGGCGCGCTGCAGGCGCGGGAGTAACCTCCCGCTGCTCGTCAGGCGGTGACCGTTTCTGGCCGACGGATGAGGAGGTTGCGCAGCATCCGTGCCGCGAAGCCGCGGGCGTGCCGATCCCAGGGTGTGAAACGGGGGAGCTCAAGGGGGTCGGCATGCCGTCGCGCCGCCCCCCACGCCGTCGATACCGCGGCCTGGAAGCCGCAAGCCTCGACGAGTTGCACGTCGCGCGCGGTGTAATCGCGCCCCGGCTGCCCGTTCGGATAGGCGAACAGCCGCACCGGCTCACTGAGCACTTCCTCGAGGACCTCGCGACTGCCTCCGATTTCCGTGCGAGCGGTGGCATCATCGACACGGCTCAGGATGGGGTGCGAGCGGGTGTGGGCGCCGATCTCGAAACCACCGGTGGCCAACTGACGGAGGCCATCGGTGGTCATCATCAGATCTCGCGGCAGCGAGACCCCGCTCTCGCGTACCAGCCGAGCCACACGTTCTTCGCGCTCCACCCCGTCCAAGTGCTTGACACTACGAATCACTGCCTCGGCCAACCGGCGACGATCCTCGTCGCCGGCGATTCGCCAGACGCCGACCCCCCAGGCGCTCAGGTCCGTTTCCCCTTTGGGCAAAGCTCGCACGGCCTCGATGATCCGATCATTGAACATGACCCCGCCGTCTAGGTAATCCGCAGCGACGAAGCAGGTGGCCGGAAGCCCCAGGGCGCGGAGAACCGGGAGCGCGCAGTGGAGGTTGTCGGCGTAGCCGTCGTCAAAAGTGATACAGGCAGCCCGCGGGGGAAGCCGGCCGCGCCGCAGGGCGGTCACGGCCTCCGATAACGGCAGGACTCGGAACAGCGCCTGGACCCAGCCCATCTGTTCGGCGAACTCGGCCTGGTTCGGCTCCCCGGGGCGCAGGGGATCCCGCTCGGGCAGGACCCTGTGGTAGATCAGGATGCTCAATGCCCCGCTGCCCCCCGGCGCCAAGAGCCGCAAGGGTAGCCACGCCGCCGCCAGCGCGGCCCGCTCCGCCGGGGAAGGCGCGATGGGGAAACTCATGCGAACAGCCGATCGGAGACCGGCCCCTCTGCCTCCGGCGGGATGAACGGCTCGTCGGCACTACCCGGGCAATTGGTCAGTTCGCCGACGAAACAGTGCTGGCCATCCGTGTACAGATCCACGCGGATGAACTCGAACGGCGCGGCCAGGGCGGTGGCCAGATCGAGCATCTCCTGCAGGTTTTCGGGCCGCGGCACCGCCCGATCCGCCGGCGGATAGAGCATGGACGCCCCCAAATCCTGCCACTCCGGCGTGTAGAGTGCCCGGGTGTGGCGTGTATGCCGATCGAGATCCACCTGGATGAGACGCGGCTGGCCCCGGTAGCAGAAGATCTTGTAATCGGAGAGCTCGGGATCTTCGAAAAGGATCGGCTCGACGATCACACGGGGCTGCAAATACCGATGATTGACCTCGCGGGTTGGCTCGTAGTGGTTGCGCTCAAGCCAATTGACCAAGCGCTCGCGATCCACCGGACTCTCCGCCGTGTGGAAGGCCACCTCGCCCGAGAGGTGGGTAGGCTTGACACAGCACTGCTCCGGCAGCTGCACCTGCCGCACCGCTTCCGGCGAGTCGAGCAACGCCAAAGTCGGAACGTTGTAGGAGTCCCCCACCTGCGCCCGCACGTAGAGCTTGGCCCAGGCCTTGTCGGTCACCAGCATGCGAAGGGGGTCGAGCAGCGTGTCGCTGGTCTTAAGCCGGAAAAGGTAATCCGGCAGGCGCATGGCGGAGGATGGCCAGCGCCGGTGGGTCCGCAGGAATCGAAGCAGCGCCACTAGCCGATCCCCGGCGCGGTTCCGGGGCGCCAGCCGCAGGATCGCGCGACCCAACACCCCGCTCTCCTGTTCGACCTCTTCACTCATGCTCGCTCCCTTGAGCTGTCCAGCAGACGGTCCACAGCGCGTGCGACGCCCAACCGCCAGCGCGGGCGCTGAATGCGGACCCGAAGCATTTCGCCCCGGTGGCTTGCCAGGCTACGCTTGTACTGGCTATCGCCGACCAGCAGGTCGTACCGATCCCACCCCTGTCGGGCGGCATGGGCTACCGCGAGCGCATGGCAGACCAACCCGGGCTTCAACCGCTGGTCGTCACTGTAGTTTAAACCGCCCTGATAATTGCAGACTGTACCTCCGGCGCAAAGGTTGTACAGATAGCCGATCTCATGCTCCGGCGTGCGGACCCGAAAGATCTCCACGACGCCCTCCGGCGCCGCCGCGCGGACCAGACGCCGATGGAAATCGAGCACCCGGGGGTGGGCAAACGCCCCCTGGAAGCCGCGCCGCATCTGCCAATGCCGTTGATGGAGGCGAACCAGCTGCTCGAACCACTCGATGGCCTGCTCGGCGTCCCGGGCCGCTTCCTGATCCAAGGCCTCAGGACCGCCGTAAAGCCGCATTGCACGACGGATCTGATAGCGTGTATTGGCGCTTAGCCCACTCAGGTAATCGGCGACGTCGGCGATACCGGTGAGTTCTACGTAGAAGTACGGCTTGCGCTCCTCGATCCGTGGGGTGAGCGGGAGCCCTTCCAGCGCCTGACGCAGTGCCTCCCACCGATCAGCGCGGACCCAGCCGACCAGCAATTCGTCCCAGTCGCGCCGCTCCAGGAGATGCTCAATCAGGGCACGGAAGGCCGGCGCTTGATCGTCGGCTTCCGCCAACAGGCCGTTGTGTTCCAGACCGACGCGATCCAGTGCGGCACACCCCGTTTCATTCAGGGCATAGCGGCGCAGTGGCACGCCGTGATCCCAGGTCCGTCGTGCCCCTCCCAGAGAGAGTGCGGCACGTACCTCCCCATTGTAGGTAATCAGGCGGGGCTCAAATCGGTCGGAAGCCGAAGCCAGGCTCCGGTACAACGACTCCTGCCAGGCTCGGGAGAGGAAGGCGTTGCCACCGGACCGGCGGAAGAGCCGATCCCAATCCGTGGCCGCCTGCTCAAAGGGCACCGCAACAACACGCCACCCCCCCTGCGTCACCGTCAGGCCCCTGCCGCAAGCTTCCGGAACTCCGGCCCGCCCTCGTAGAGCTCCTCCCAGGTCCCTTCCTCGACCAGGGTACCCCCGGAGAGGACGAAGATCCGGTCACACGGCTGGACCGTGGAGAGCCGGTGCGCGATGAGGATCACCGTCTTGCTCTGCCCGAGGTTGTAGATCGCGTCCATGACGACCCGCTCCGTGGCGTTATCGAGGGCACTGGTCGCCTCATCCAGAACCAGCACGGGCGGGTCGTGATAGAGCGCCCGTGCGATGCCTATGCGCTGGCGCTGCCCGCCGGAGAGGCGCAGGCCGCGCTCCCCGATGACGGTATCGTAGCCGTTGGGGAGTTCTTCGCGTACGAAGGCGTCGAGGTTGGCCATGCGGGCCGCACGCTCGACCGCATATTGATCGATGCGGGATTCCGGGATG
This window of the Halorhodospira halophila genome carries:
- a CDS encoding acyl-CoA ligase (AMP-forming), exosortase A system-associated, coding for MAERLHDLLLAPAHEQAGRIALRQAGNPAAALRYEQLAEEVERTAAALLEQGLEPDDRVGVYLEKRLEAVVGLFAAAAAGGIAVPINPVLKPAQVAHILRDAGARFLITSTARSQTLQAEWAHCPTLEHIWWVEDAPAPDALPRGVAGHRWDQRPRCAPGPHPRRIERDAAMLLYTSGSTGLPKGVALSHRNLTAGAASVVAYLENDAEDRILAALPLSFDYGFSQLTTAFMVGAEVVLHDYLLPREVPQKVAEHGITGLAGVPPMWFDLAELPWPPAARASLRYLTNSGGALPRATLEALRRQLPEAKLYLMYGLTEAFRSTYLPPEELDARPDSIGRAIPNAEVQVVRPDGSACAPYEHGELIHRGPQVALGYWNAPEATAERFRPAPNRPAELPSREYAVWSGDTVYADEQGFLYFVGRTDELIKTSGYRVSPQEIEAAVLEISGVQECVAIGLPEPRLGQRIAAVIATDAGAGIDAETIRQACRSRLPSFMVPETIRIQGHGLPRTANGKIDRAALRDHLLDTEARDHAAP
- a CDS encoding pyridoxal-dependent decarboxylase, exosortase A system-associated — its product is MQRLEELPCMRTFTVRDGCLSLSGRPVPELVAEAGGTPVYLYDEAMLQTRLAELRGALPGDVAVHYAVKANPMPALLQYLADRVDGFDIASAGELERLRTIGVAPDRISFAGPGKRDEELAAAIAAGITLHIESAGELERVAELASRSEARPQVALRINPNFELKRSGMRMAGGPQPFGIDAECAPQLLQRMDALPVAFQGFHLFAGSQNLRTDLLIEALEPMFRLLGDLAAQAPGPVRQVTLGAGLGIPYFPGDQPVDLPAYARALDSCLAQRPESLQGTRIALELGRYLVGEAGVYIARVIDRKVSRGQVYLVIDGGMHHHLAASGNLGQVVRRNFPVAVANRMDEPAQETATVVGPLCTPLDRLAEQVELPTAEPGDLIAVFQSGAYGLTASPVHFLSHPLPRERLIPTIQEGSRRGHTR
- a CDS encoding VanZ family protein, with product MSYRACCIGAWLSLGVIAYATLLPFEFRDISVERAWEVYTSIGFHGITGGNQGQWVANVLLYVPLGFFWAAWLSHAVQGRAGQWVMGVLAALVALMTTMTIEFLQIWLPVRYPAIADMSGNFLGGVIGVVSWFALRGWLGGWLGHIRRGGPTALLVVVSAYVLAYTGLILLPFDLVLSPWAVAERLTSGAVHLWAQSAGCLADPSCVGFRGAELVASLPLGLLLVVLIPRVRREPWRLGMAAALAVAVGLELLNLFVASGVVEGRSAMMRAFGITLGIFIGRSMLTDASRLLAALRQWGPLLVAGAALPYTLLLVLGSHEFRPYHWDIDQAVDTLQSTRLLPFYYHYNVAEVAALRSMLFHLLLYAPLGVFAWLLALRVRATRYQIAAWAAGVAVSLAALVEFGKLFTEGGRPDSSSLVLAGLAAAGAVMLLDWLAFALTRRDAAAPAKAGRVIAGS
- a CDS encoding GNAT family N-acetyltransferase, which translates into the protein MARLNTALILLNGVLRRLSRRMEAHRYYLLAQPVGQNRLLPANLRHAIRVEQARADAAILTRSGRPDEELRARAQAGAVCFVAYQDDEPSGFLWLHPGPHEERTHPCVLQPAPSGQAWLDLDIVILPHARHSLTFAALWDAANAYLREQDASWCQSRISAFNAHSLRAHQRLGARIIGSLTFVQLGRWHLVLGGPAPRLHLSAPDRGKPIVQLRAPCDT
- a CDS encoding chondroitinase-B domain-containing protein — protein: MSDPTRAARKPTLAHLFLLTLIMGLLSHVAHAETVSVGDSDELETALREAQPGETIELRPGDYVLPSLTLRTDGEADAPITVQSVIPGKARIWSDHTTLMKLYGAHWHFRGLDFQGSRSANHAFHIVRGADDVVLEGNRFQNFHAAIKANGEGSPPSFPDRVRIHRNVFNNETARDTNQPVAAINVNGGRDWVITENFISDIGYAAERHGVSTSTAFVKGGAYGATFDRNVVICEWRHTGGYRAGMSFGGGGTGERYFDRRGMEHCRENCPEVRNSRMTNNIILNCPNHAGIYLNQAHDVLISNNTVYDAFGVIAQFPHTAARVQDNLMTGRVWTRRDAQVDTAGNLTSGWPGPWGYLPSVRSRLHAPEPGQEGSNSDGIEAALDWAVARTRDAVDWLGASRLGKGLNRYEDWLTAPAFGQLQPRDPEAILGRGHGDAGVDHDFCGQPREGAVDVGAIQYTAGDCTLQRELPRRHGELFAGLSQGDQRHPETPAAAQRDMAAPLDLPAPTRTLSATPESFSEKVAELRPGDALELEPGTYSGGLDLRGLEGTEERPIVIRGPERGEGQETAVLLGESGRNTVRFEDSAHIVLKNLELDGRGRNVSAVVAEATGDYAHDITLDGLSIHGYDGIRGNSGITTRSTAWNWVIRNSEIRRVGTGMYLGQPDGAPFIAGVIEGNQIAETLGYGMQIKHQDERTMVPGMPTDPQRTVIRGNTFDKAEGGERGSGARPNLLVGHFPTFGPGQHDQYLIHGNLFFENPHQRLFQGEGNVALYNNLFVNRHGVSGLGGDGAIFLRHNDVPKDLYVLNNTFVTEGFGLRIAEPDTDYEQIVQGNAIFSAEPLSLDGIEAPDNFTADLPAAWDKLVRADGSLEQLDLTPRAGALERDTELSWPKELPGLDRDYHGAQRSQSVWGALQARE
- a CDS encoding polysaccharide deacetylase family protein, with translation MSFPIAPSPAERAALAAAWLPLRLLAPGGSGALSILIYHRVLPERDPLRPGEPNQAEFAEQMGWVQALFRVLPLSEAVTALRRGRLPPRAACITFDDGYADNLHCALPVLRALGLPATCFVAADYLDGGVMFNDRIIEAVRALPKGETDLSAWGVGVWRIAGDEDRRRLAEAVIRSVKHLDGVEREERVARLVRESGVSLPRDLMMTTDGLRQLATGGFEIGAHTRSHPILSRVDDATARTEIGGSREVLEEVLSEPVRLFAYPNGQPGRDYTARDVQLVEACGFQAAVSTAWGAARRHADPLELPRFTPWDRHARGFAARMLRNLLIRRPETVTA